One region of Halocalculus aciditolerans genomic DNA includes:
- a CDS encoding DUF7139 domain-containing protein, which produces MTSLSDAYERRSGQVSPERLYVGTGLFAAGALMVVAGIIVLTTRVALPADFTMAHVYGARELAGTLVGLGVPAAFLGIFAVLPAERIHQAAAAVGGVLTLAGVAIFRAVYPYDWFSGLGIPSSGVVALIAVYAVGIMTVMWCLFTAIATFKRRNTPGGTVTMTFTRDGETHTVEVAEENIDDARAALSGGSFGGVGVFGDMDDVDDHHASTPSTDGGSTETLRTPGTPDAQNASTSTPAASTTSPEPSRSTDSTDAAGSAGPADTASAAGSTDAAGESASGGPGPDRYCGNCAHFDYVRTDEGLQPYCGLHDELMDDVEACSEWASNDGASERRRQGRDRL; this is translated from the coding sequence ATGACTAGCCTGTCTGACGCCTACGAACGTCGCAGCGGGCAGGTGAGCCCCGAGCGACTGTACGTCGGCACAGGCCTGTTCGCTGCCGGCGCGCTGATGGTCGTCGCGGGAATCATCGTCCTGACGACGCGCGTCGCGCTCCCCGCGGACTTCACGATGGCGCACGTGTACGGCGCGCGCGAACTCGCCGGCACCCTCGTCGGACTCGGCGTCCCGGCGGCCTTCCTCGGCATCTTCGCCGTCCTCCCCGCCGAACGCATCCACCAGGCCGCCGCCGCCGTCGGCGGCGTCCTCACCCTCGCCGGCGTCGCCATCTTCCGCGCCGTCTACCCCTACGACTGGTTCAGCGGCCTCGGCATCCCCTCCAGCGGCGTCGTCGCCCTCATCGCCGTCTACGCCGTCGGCATCATGACCGTCATGTGGTGTCTCTTCACCGCCATCGCGACCTTCAAACGCCGCAACACTCCGGGCGGTACCGTCACGATGACGTTCACCAGGGACGGCGAAACCCACACCGTCGAAGTCGCCGAGGAGAACATCGACGACGCCCGCGCCGCCCTCTCCGGCGGCTCCTTCGGCGGCGTCGGCGTCTTCGGCGACATGGACGACGTCGACGACCACCACGCGAGCACGCCGTCCACCGACGGCGGCAGCACCGAAACGCTCCGCACGCCCGGCACCCCCGACGCGCAGAACGCCTCGACTTCGACGCCCGCGGCGTCCACGACGTCGCCCGAACCGTCGCGCTCGACAGATTCGACAGATGCAGCGGGTTCGGCGGGTCCAGCGGATACAGCGAGTGCAGCGGGTTCGACGGATGCTGCGGGGGAGTCGGCGTCGGGCGGTCCCGGTCCGGACCGGTACTGCGGGAACTGCGCGCACTTCGACTACGTCCGGACCGACGAGGGCCTCCAGCCGTACTGCGGTCTCCACGACGAACTCATGGACGACGTGGAGGCCTGTTCGGAGTGGGCGAGCAACGACGGCGCGAGCGAGCGCCGCCGTCAGGGCCGCGACCGCCTCTAA
- a CDS encoding DUF5788 family protein, with product MKSYERAQLLERVERDGASVGVSMPDEVELDGEPFALREFVFEIKRLDGLPAEKQAELQAVKRRLRRARREREEELEEGDISYAEGEQLVEEVLGLSRALNALESLGGPGIEAEARASETADQKRWRSFLGDVLGWDDRRSRR from the coding sequence ATGAAGTCGTACGAGCGCGCTCAGCTGCTAGAGCGCGTCGAACGGGACGGCGCGAGTGTCGGCGTCTCGATGCCCGACGAAGTCGAACTCGACGGCGAGCCGTTCGCGCTGCGGGAGTTCGTCTTCGAGATTAAGCGCCTCGACGGCCTCCCGGCGGAGAAACAGGCGGAGCTGCAGGCGGTGAAACGCCGACTTCGCAGGGCGCGCCGCGAGCGCGAGGAAGAACTGGAAGAGGGAGACATCTCCTACGCCGAGGGCGAGCAGCTCGTCGAGGAGGTTCTCGGGCTCTCCCGCGCGCTGAACGCGCTGGAGTCGCTCGGCGGACCCGGTATCGAGGCGGAGGCGCGCGCGAGCGAGACGGCCGACCAGAAGCGCTGGCGGAGCTTCCTCGGCGACGTGCTCGGCTGGGACGACCGGAGGTCGCGTCGATGA
- a CDS encoding GMP synthase subunit A, with translation MTRIVVVDNHGQFTHLEHRTLRDLGVDVELVDNDTPPEDVDADGVVLSGGPDIDRAGKSAEYVDFDGPVLGVCLGHQVIAAALGGEVESGDYGGYADVTIDIEDAGDPLLGSLAPETRVWASHADEVVDVPDGFAITASSDICGVEAMSDTDRDLYGVQFHPEVAHTERGEEVFENFIDICDR, from the coding sequence ATGACCCGTATCGTCGTCGTGGACAACCACGGCCAGTTCACGCATCTCGAGCACCGAACGCTCCGCGACCTCGGCGTGGACGTCGAACTCGTCGACAACGACACACCGCCCGAGGACGTCGACGCCGACGGCGTCGTCCTCTCCGGCGGCCCGGACATCGACCGCGCCGGGAAGAGCGCCGAGTACGTCGACTTCGACGGCCCCGTGCTGGGGGTCTGTCTCGGCCACCAGGTCATCGCGGCCGCGCTCGGCGGCGAGGTCGAATCCGGCGACTACGGCGGCTACGCCGACGTCACCATCGATATCGAGGACGCGGGCGACCCGCTCCTCGGGTCGCTCGCCCCGGAGACGCGGGTGTGGGCGAGTCACGCCGACGAAGTCGTCGACGTGCCGGACGGCTTCGCGATCACTGCGTCGAGCGACATCTGCGGCGTCGAAGCGATGAGCGACACGGACCGCGACCTCTACGGCGTCCAGTTCCACCCCGAGGTCGCTCACACGGAGCGCGGCGAGGAAGTCTTCGAGAACTTCATCGACATCTGCGACAGATGA
- a CDS encoding Mut7-C RNAse domain-containing protein: protein MANHAYTPEETRVLLDVMLGSLARRLRMLGYDAAYALDRDVEADDAIHDLAREESRVLLTRDRDLAERTPESVLLTEQDVDDQLAELRDAGFELALDEPARCATCNGLLEEVDPETAPEHAPADVDRLWACTACGQHYWKGSHWTDVGERLEETR, encoded by the coding sequence ATGGCGAATCACGCCTACACTCCCGAGGAGACGCGCGTCCTCCTCGACGTGATGTTGGGGTCGCTCGCCCGCCGCCTCCGCATGCTCGGCTACGACGCCGCCTACGCCCTCGACAGAGACGTGGAGGCCGACGACGCCATCCACGACCTCGCCCGCGAGGAGAGCCGCGTGCTCCTCACCCGCGACCGCGACCTCGCCGAGCGAACACCCGAGAGCGTCCTCCTCACCGAACAAGACGTCGACGACCAGCTCGCGGAACTCCGCGACGCCGGGTTCGAGCTCGCCCTCGACGAACCCGCGCGGTGTGCGACCTGCAACGGGCTCCTAGAGGAAGTCGACCCTGAGACCGCGCCCGAGCACGCGCCCGCCGACGTCGACCGGCTCTGGGCGTGCACGGCCTGCGGCCAGCACTACTGGAAGGGAAGCCACTGGACAGATGTCGGAGAACGACTCGAAGAAACGCGGTAG
- a CDS encoding helix-hairpin-helix domain-containing protein: MSQNAEIAAVLDEIADYYEATGDDYRPQTYRRAANSVRDHPDPVEDLAEEGVDAVTQLDAVGDSIGEKIVEYVRTGSVEKLEDLREDLPVEMAELQRVEGVGPKTIKKLYDALGVTDLDDLEAAAENHEIRELDGFGAKSEENIRNHIEFARSVQGRQRLGDGRPVAEEVEETVLGFDAVDRAEVAGSTRRWRETIGDVDVLASSDDGDAVAESLEDWERVDEVIESGETKTSVRVAGLRVDVRVVVDDEFGSALQYFTGSKDHNITLRNYAIDQGKKVNEYGVFDVRRSGAPAVQSEADASDDVSDVDDPDSGQRVGDLLASKTEEAVYDALGLPFVPPELREDRGEVQAAAADALPDLVNEPDVRGDLHTHTDWSDGDDSLETMLDAAESRGFDYYAVTDHAEGPGVFGDSGLSDDDLREQFEVVRDAADDYDFTVFTGVEANVAADGTVGDVSDDVLAAADLVVASPHSGLGDDGGDQTDRLVRAVEHPSVDILGHPSGRLINDRPAMEFDASELAAAAADADTALEVNANPARLDLWGSAVQAAVDAGATVAIDTDAHSPVEFDHVTYGVHTAMRGWAEPADVLNTWTVDDVQAFLH; encoded by the coding sequence ATGAGCCAGAACGCCGAAATCGCCGCCGTCCTCGACGAGATCGCGGACTACTACGAGGCGACGGGCGACGACTACCGCCCGCAGACCTACCGGCGCGCGGCGAACTCCGTTCGCGACCACCCCGACCCCGTCGAGGACCTCGCCGAAGAGGGCGTAGACGCCGTCACCCAACTCGACGCCGTCGGCGACTCCATCGGCGAGAAAATCGTCGAATACGTCCGAACCGGCTCTGTCGAGAAACTCGAGGACCTCCGCGAAGACCTCCCCGTCGAGATGGCGGAACTCCAGCGCGTCGAGGGCGTCGGGCCGAAAACCATCAAGAAACTCTACGACGCGCTCGGCGTGACGGATCTCGACGACCTCGAAGCGGCCGCGGAGAACCACGAGATTCGTGAGCTCGACGGGTTCGGCGCGAAGTCTGAGGAGAACATCCGTAACCACATCGAGTTCGCTCGGTCCGTGCAGGGCCGCCAGCGCCTCGGCGACGGCCGCCCGGTCGCCGAAGAGGTCGAGGAGACCGTGCTGGGGTTCGACGCGGTCGACCGCGCGGAAGTCGCGGGGTCGACGCGGCGGTGGCGCGAGACCATCGGCGACGTGGACGTTCTCGCGTCCAGCGACGACGGCGACGCGGTCGCCGAGTCGCTCGAAGATTGGGAGCGCGTGGACGAGGTCATCGAGTCGGGCGAGACGAAGACGAGCGTTCGCGTCGCGGGCCTCCGCGTGGACGTCCGCGTCGTCGTCGACGACGAGTTCGGCTCCGCCCTCCAGTACTTCACGGGGTCGAAAGACCACAACATCACCCTCCGGAACTACGCCATCGACCAGGGGAAGAAGGTGAACGAGTACGGCGTCTTCGACGTTCGCAGGAGCGGAGCTCCTGCGGTCCAATCAGAAGCTGACGCTTCCGATGACGTGAGCGACGTCGACGACCCCGATTCGGGCCAGCGCGTCGGCGACCTGCTCGCCTCGAAGACGGAGGAAGCCGTCTACGACGCGCTCGGCCTCCCGTTCGTTCCGCCCGAACTCCGCGAGGACCGCGGGGAAGTGCAGGCCGCCGCCGCCGACGCCCTGCCGGACCTCGTGAACGAACCGGACGTCCGCGGCGACCTCCACACGCACACGGACTGGTCGGACGGCGACGACTCGCTCGAAACCATGCTCGACGCCGCCGAGTCGCGCGGGTTCGACTACTACGCCGTCACCGACCACGCCGAGGGGCCGGGCGTCTTCGGCGACTCCGGGCTGAGCGACGACGACCTCCGCGAGCAGTTCGAGGTCGTCCGCGACGCGGCCGACGACTACGACTTCACGGTCTTCACGGGCGTGGAGGCGAACGTCGCCGCCGACGGCACAGTCGGCGACGTGAGCGACGACGTGCTCGCCGCCGCCGACCTCGTCGTCGCCTCGCCGCACTCCGGGCTGGGCGACGACGGCGGCGACCAGACCGACCGCCTCGTCCGAGCCGTCGAACACCCCTCGGTGGATATTCTCGGCCACCCCTCCGGCCGCCTCATCAACGACCGGCCGGCGATGGAGTTCGACGCGAGCGAGCTCGCCGCCGCCGCCGCGGACGCCGACACGGCCCTAGAGGTGAACGCGAACCCCGCGCGCCTCGACCTCTGGGGGAGCGCCGTCCAGGCCGCCGTCGACGCCGGCGCGACCGTCGCCATCGACACGGACGCCCACAGCCCCGTCGAGTTCGACCACGTCACCTACGGCGTCCACACCGCCATGCGCGGCTGGGCCGAACCCGCCGACGTCCTCAACACGTGGACCGTCGACGACGTGCAGGCCTTCCTCCACTGA
- a CDS encoding DUF7097 family protein: MKKTPTGTAVGVDDPYAHAGVCDHVTDDGKCRYAFDHPEHDRAFAAERRRDDFRCPAANDECAWRECPHYRSTGSSRECARCGLQERRNAHTDDRPLLEEHHLAYADERSKSAEHASGEAASDAGERHPVEESAEHASGEAASDAGEGELAHEITVFLCRWCHAKVHGSWARVDDDASPDPEALAEAEGRRSEELDELGFETAADRSEE, translated from the coding sequence GTGAAGAAGACGCCGACCGGGACCGCCGTGGGCGTCGACGACCCCTACGCGCACGCGGGCGTCTGCGACCACGTCACCGACGACGGGAAGTGCCGATACGCCTTCGACCACCCCGAGCACGACCGCGCGTTCGCCGCCGAACGCCGCCGCGACGACTTCCGGTGTCCCGCCGCGAACGACGAGTGCGCGTGGCGCGAGTGCCCCCACTACCGCTCCACGGGGTCGAGTCGCGAGTGCGCGCGCTGCGGCCTCCAAGAACGCCGGAACGCCCACACCGACGACCGGCCGCTTCTCGAAGAACACCATCTTGCGTACGCGGACGAACGAAGTAAGTCCGCGGAACACGCGAGCGGCGAAGCCGCGAGCGACGCGGGCGAGCGACACCCCGTCGAGGAGTCCGCGGAACACGCGAGCGGCGAAGCCGCGAGCGACGCGGGCGAGGGCGAACTCGCCCACGAGATCACGGTCTTCCTCTGCCGGTGGTGTCACGCGAAAGTCCACGGGTCGTGGGCGCGCGTGGACGACGACGCGAGCCCGGACCCGGAGGCGCTCGCCGAGGCGGAGGGTCGGCGGAGCGAGGAGCTCGACGAACTCGGGTTCGAGACGGCGGCGGACCGGAGCGAGGAGTGA